CCTCGACCTTCTCGCCCGACTCCTCGCCGGTGTACGTCGCGGCGAATGCCGAGATCGCCAGCAGCACCGAGAAGGCCGCGGCGATGCCCCAGGCGGTCCGCACGGCCATGCCGCGACGGACCGCGAAGAATGCGCCGAGGAGCACGACCGGCTGGAGGACCATCAGCACGATCGGAAAATGGACGACGGCAGGGTGGAGCGGATCGGGATACATCTTCGCGGGACTCCTGTGAATAGCGCGGATCAGGCGTTTGGGCCGAGAGTATGCGCCCCAACCCATGGACACGGCCAGTACCGGACGATATAATGGCACGCGCTTGTGTCAACGCCACGCCGGCGCGGGCATGGGACAGGGGGGAAGCGAGGCGGACACGGGCGGCGCGAAGGGCAGCGGTGAAGGCAAACGACCTCACACCGCGGCCGAACGCACCGTCGGAGTCCACTTCGCAGACGTTCGATCGCCGCCACGACCGCCCGAATGCGGGCTTGGCTTGGCCCCCGGTCCCGTTTCCGTTTGCCGTCTGGGCGCCAGGACCGATCGAGCGATCATGCCCCATCTGCGACCGCCGGACCCGTCGGCCCGCGGCGATGCAGCCCCCACTGTAGGGCACGCTGCCTCCCGCCCCCACCGACCGCGACAGCGCCAGCGCCATGCGCGGGTGCTGGCGGCGCTGGCTACGTGCATCCCTGTGGCGGCGGGCGCGTGGTGGGGCTCGGCGGCGGTGCAGGCCGATCCCATTCTGCCGCCCATCCACCTCGACTCGCTCGGGATCGTGCCCCCGATCGGCCAGTTGAACGACCCGCACGGGATCGCCGCCAGCCACGGCGAGGACGGACGGTTCTACGTCGTTGACGGCGCCAACGCCCGCGTCCAGGTCTTCAGCCCGAGCGCCCTGCCCCTCGGCGAGCTCGGCCGCCGCGGCGACGCGGTCGGGCGCGGCGAGCTCTGGCAGCCGGCGGATGTCGCGGTCAGCCCGGACGGGAAGTTCGTCTACGTCGTCGACCGCGGTACGCGCAAGGTGATCCGGTTCACGCCCGAGCTTTGCCTGCCGCCCGAGAACCGCCCGAGCTGCGCCTCGGGCAGCTGGGGCGGCCGCGGCCGCGGCAACACGCTCTTCGAGTCGCCCGTCGGCCTGGCGACGGACCGGCAGGGCCGCGTGTACGTCGTCGATCAGGCGACGGACGAGGTCAAGGTGTTCGACAGCGAGGGCACGCACGTGACCACGTTCGGCGGCTCGGGCAACGGCAACGGCCAGCTGCTCCAGCCGACGGATGTCGACGTGGCGCCCGACGGCACGGTCTGGGTGGCCGACCGGGACAACGACCGCGTGGTGGCGTTCAAGCCGAACGGCGAGTACCAGAGCACGTTCCGCGGCGCGCAGCAGTCGATGTTCCATCCGGACGGCATCGCGGTCGGTCCGAACGGGCAGATGCTCGTCGTTGACCAGACGCCGGCGGAGGGCGAGCCGCGGGTCACGTGGTACGACAAGGGCCGGCTGGCGTGGCAGATCGAGCTCACCGGCGGTCCGGACATCGACCGCGGCGCCCCGATCGCGGGCGGCGTGGCGTTCCTGTCCGACGGGCGCGGGATCGTCGCCCACCCCCGCTCCCTCGAGTACAGCCTCTACCTGGCGAACGCCGACAGCTCGTTCATGCCGTTCGCGCTGCGCGGCCAGGAGCGGAAGCAGTTCGATCTGCCGACGGATGTCGCGCTCGACCCGCAGTTCTATGTGGTGGCGGACAAGGGCAACGGACGCGTCCTGATCATGAACCCCCAGAGCGGCGAGTCCGACGTCATGCTCGGCGGCCTCTACCAGCAGACGGTCGGCATGCTCGAGCCGACGGCCGTTGCCGTCTGGCGGACCGGCCCGGCGTGGGCCGACGCGCGGATCTACATCGCCGACCCGGCGCGCCATTCCGTGTTCGTCGTCCGGCCCGATGGCCAGGTGATCGACCGGTGGGGGTCGGGCGAGCCGCGGCGGGACCCGGAAGGGTTCGCCGAACCCATCGACCTGGCGGTCGGGCCGACGGGCGAGGTGTTCGTTGCCGACAAAGGCAACGGGCGCATCGTCCGCCGCAGTCCGGACGGACGTTTACTCGGCCTCGTCGGTGAGCCCGGCGACCTTCCTGGCCAGCTTCGCTACCCGATCGCCGTGACCGTCGGGCCGGACGGGCTGGTCTACACGCTTGAGTTCGGCAAGTCCCGGGTACAGGCGTTCACCACCGACGGCAAGCCAGCCCATGTCTGGCCCGGCGCCAGCCTGCCCGTCCAAGCCGAGCTCGGCCTGCCGTGGAACCCCGTGGCCCTCGCCGCCGACGACCGTTTCGTCTACATCCTCGAGAACGACCAGCGCGAGCACGTCCGGGTGCAGGTCTTCCAGCCCCGGCTTGACGCCCAGGTCATCGGCGACGTCGTCGCCACGTTCGGCACCGAGCCCGGCCCGAACGCCGGTCAGCTCTGGAACCCGCTCGGCCTTTCCGCCGGCGACGGCAAGATCCTCATCGCCGACGCCGGCAACAACCGCGTCGAGCTCTTCGGCTGGGACGACGGCCACGTGATCCCGCCGACGGACGGCCCGGACACGCCGACACCGTCGGACACGCCCACATCGCCCCCGACCGCAACGCCCGACGTCGCGCCGCCGACCGAGACCCCAACGGCAACGCCCAGCGACGCGCCGAGCGCAACGCCGACGGGCCGACCGACCGACCCCGTGCCGTCGGCCACGACGCCGCCCGTCGGATCCGCGACGCCGACCGCGTCGCCCCCGCCCGACACCGCGACACCCACCGCCACCCTCGGGACGCCCTCGGCCAGCCCGCCGCGGCCGAGCGAGTCGGCCAGCCGGACGCCGACGGTCACCGCGACGCGGGACGCGGGGCTGACGGTGCGGTTGTTCCTGCCGCGGGCGTATCGGGTGTACCGGGGGCGCTGATCGGGGTCACGGGCCTGCTACCCCTCGTCCAACAACCCCGCCAGCGCCACGATGACGATCCGCCCACCCTCGACGTCGATGCTTTCGATCACGTCCCCGATCATCGGCACGAGCACCTGCCGCTCGCCCCGCACCACCAGGATGTCGCTCGCGCCGGCGTTCATGAGGTCGACGACGCGGCCGACCGGGTCGCCGTTCGTCGTGACGACGGCCAGGCCGATCAGGTCGTGCGGGTAGTAGCTGTCGTCTTCGTCCAGCGGCACGGCGTCCGACGTCGGGACGTAGACGGACAGGCCGCACAGGGCGGCGGCATCGTCGCGGTCCGCGGCGCCGCCGAAGCGGACGAGGAGGCGCCGGTCGTGCGACCGGACGGTGTCGATCGTCACCGGACCGGGCGGCTCGCTGCGCGCGAGGTCCGGGCCGGCCACCCAGACCGTCCCCCCGGGCTTGAACCGCGCCTCGGGGTGATCGGTCAGGATGTCGACCTGGACCTCGCCGTGCAGACCATGAGGCCGCCGGATCAGACCGACGGCGATGTACTCGGGGCGATCCGCGCGCGCAGCGGTCATCGCGCCGACCGGACGCGACGCCCGGACGCCGCGCGCGCCACCGCGCCGTTCAATCGACGATCTCGAGCCGCCACCGCTCGCCGTCGGCCGCCGCCGTCAGGAGCGACCGCACCGCAGTGGCCACCCGACCGTCGCGGCCGATCACGCGCCCCATGTCCTCGGGATCGACCTTCAGCCGGACGTAGTGCGTCCGGCCCTTCGAGAACGACGAGACCTCGATGGCCTCCGGCTTCTCGGCCAGCGCCGTGGCGATCGTGCGAACGAGCTCGGTCATTTCGGCGCCCATCTCAGCCCGCCTGACCGATCCGCTCCCGAATCTCCTCGACCGCCTTCGCCCCGATGCCCGGCAGTGCCAGCGCCGCGTCGTCGCCCTCGGCCAGCAGCGCGTTCAACGCCGCGGCGGTGGTCACGCCGGCGTCGGCAAGCGCCTTCTCGATGCGGGACGAGAGGCCGAGCGCCGCCAGCTCGCCCGTCGCGGCGACCGCTTCGGCCGGCGCTGCCTCGTCCTCGCCCGACACGGCGTCGGCCAAGGCCTCCGTCACATCGGCAGCCTTCTCGACGACAGCCTCGGCCGCGTCGGAGACGACATCGGCGACGACATGGGCGGCCTTCTTGGCGCCCTCGACGACCG
Above is a window of Candidatus Avedoeria danica DNA encoding:
- the rimM gene encoding ribosome maturation factor RimM — translated: MTAARADRPEYIAVGLIRRPHGLHGEVQVDILTDHPEARFKPGGTVWVAGPDLARSEPPGPVTIDTVRSHDRRLLVRFGGAADRDDAAALCGLSVYVPTSDAVPLDEDDSYYPHDLIGLAVVTTNGDPVGRVVDLMNAGASDILVVRGERQVLVPMIGDVIESIDVEGGRIVIVALAGLLDEG
- a CDS encoding KH domain-containing protein; its protein translation is MTELVRTIATALAEKPEAIEVSSFSKGRTHYVRLKVDPEDMGRVIGRDGRVATAVRSLLTAAADGERWRLEIVD